The genomic region CCGAGATATGATAGGCGCGGCGCGGGTCGCCGCCGGTGCGCATGCGTTCATAGTGATCGTAGCTCATCAGCACGAAGCGAGGCTTCTTGTGCCGCGTGAGCATGACCGGCTCACGGCTCGCCGCATCGGTAACGTCGCCGATCTGCTTGTTGAGGTCGCCTGTCGTGAACTGCTTCATCGCAAAGATCTCCACTTCGATTCCCATATAATCCATTTTCCCCATGTTTTCCATCTTTTCCATGTATCCGGGAAGACGGCGCTCACGCGCTGTCACCTGAAGCCTGCCAGACCGGAATGCCGAGCCGGCGCGCCTTGTCGGCGAGATTGCCGGTGATCCCGTTTCCAGGAAAGACGATCAATCCGGCGGGCATGACCGACAGCATCTCGTCGTTGCGCCGAAACGGCGCCGCCTTGGCGTG from Rhizobium indicum harbors:
- a CDS encoding type II toxin-antitoxin system Phd/YefM family antitoxin — its product is MKQFTTGDLNKQIGDVTDAASREPVMLTRHKKPRFVLMSYDHYERMRTGGDPRRAYHISEMPAEHAELFDEALDRLARGEGYDDEP